In Aspergillus fumigatus Af293 chromosome 2, whole genome shotgun sequence, a genomic segment contains:
- a CDS encoding short chain dehydrogenase/reductase family protein, whose protein sequence is MVCILGFQEDTFIDFHHGDAKEVAFTRRIVFSRRIGFTADVFGKWIQSTILSPWKTLPLLLLAQYTAKGRQLAAERSRSFQVLQLLTLLAVLRHVNAWLNTRTLNNGVSDRYDWDREVVVLTGGSNGIGRRIAQLLGDRGIKVAILDIHSPQEDQGHLPPTVRFHKCDITSPSAIAAAAADIRATLGEPTVLINNAGVCSGKTILGGTEADTRIQFEVNTLSHYWLAREFLPHMVKRDHGMVATVASLAGYTTTPNMVDYSATKAAAISFHEGLAAELVTRFHAPRVRTVLLTQGFTQTALIGQLTPEDTWFNPLLQPETVAEQLVRQILTGNSGHVVVPGSSGWLSRNLRSFPPWFQHSMRSWLERLMRAD, encoded by the exons ATGGTCTGCATCTTAGGATTTCAGGAAGACACTTTCATTGATTTCCACCATGGTGACGCAAAGGAAGTGGCTTTCACGCGAAG GATCGTGTTCTCTCGGAGAATAGGGTTCACTGCCGATGTCTTCGGAAAATGGATTCAGAGCACAATTCTGAGTCCCTGGAAGACGCTCCCTCTCCTGTTGCTGGCCCAGTATACCGCGAAGGGCCGCCAACTCGCCGCCGAGCGCTCGCGATCCTTTCAggtcctccagctcctcaccTTGCTCGCTGTCCTCCGCCATGTTAACGCCTGGCTCAATACCCGGACCCTGAACAATGGCGTCTCGGATCGGTACGACTGGGATCGCGAGGTGGTTGTGCTGACGGGTGGCAGCAACGGGATAGGCAGACGAATCGCGCAGCTGCTCGGCGACCGCGGCATCAAGGTCGCCATCCTGGACATTCACTCACCACAGGAGGACCAGGGCCACCTTCCGCCCACTGTCCGCTTCCACAAATGCGACATCACCTCGCCCTCCGCCATCGCGGCCGCCGCTGCTGACATCCGCGCAACTCTAGGCGAGCCCACTGTCCTTATCAACAATGCTGGCGTCTGCAGCGGCAAGACCATCCTCGGCGGCACGGAGGCAGACACCCGCATCCAGTTCGAGGTCAACACCCTCTCGCACTACTGGCTGGCGCGCGAGTTCCTGCCGCACATGGTCAAACGCGACCACGGCATGGTGGCCACCGTTGCCTCGCTGGCGGGATATACCACCACCCCCAATATGGTCGACTACTCCGCCACCAAGGCTGCGGCGATTTCGTTCCACGAGGGGCTGGCGGCGGAGCTGGTGACGAGGTTTCATGCCCCGCGGGTGCGGACGGTACTGCTCACGCAGGGATTCACACAGACGGCGCTCATTGGGCAGTTAACCCCAGAGGATACGTGGTTTAATCCGCTGCTGCAGCCGGAGACGGTCGCGGAGCAGTTGGTGAGACAGATCCTCACGGGGAATAGTGGGCATGTTGTTGTGCCGGGTTCGTCAGGGTGGCTTTCTCGGAATCTGAGGAGCTTTCCGCCTTGGTTCCAGCATTCGATGAGGTCCTGGTTGGAGAGATTGATGCGTGCTGATTAG